Within Vicia villosa cultivar HV-30 ecotype Madison, WI linkage group LG1, Vvil1.0, whole genome shotgun sequence, the genomic segment CCTCTGTAACATAtgaaaccactattgaaacggctATGGCTAGAAAGAGAAGGAAGATAATCTTGGATAACAGAAAAAGATTGAGAAATTTGTTCAATACTGAAGTTAGTAGGGTTCAAAATACAAACAACATTGTTAGTCAAAGTCAGAACATGGATCATGCATCTACTTCAAATTATAATATGGCAAGTCAGTCCATGGATCATCCATCTACCTAAAATCATAATAAGTCTGTTGAATCTCATTATCAAGACAATGATGACTCCAACtctgacaataatttaaattcttcTAATATTTCCGACTCTGACAAAGATACAAACCCGACACAATTACAGGAGGCCCATCTTCAAGGTATTTCCATATCATACACTGATAACCAAATGATGTACACTTCTTCTGTTAATAGACATATTCAATATTGTGCTTTCTTCTTTCAGAATATTACGATATTGGCGACCAAAGTTATGAATGCGCACACTGCCAagcatgtatgtggtaccaagaAAAAGTGAATAGACACAAAATTACAGCAACTCCTCGCTTTTATCGTTGCTGCCGTGGAGGAAAAATTGTTCTTCCGTTCCTTGAACAACCTCCACAGGTGTTGCAAGATCTGCTATTTAATAAATCATATTCAGATAGTAAAAACTACCAGGCTAACATACGAACATACAACGCAATGTTCTCCTTCACTTCCCCTGGAATGAAGTTCGACACAACATACTCTAAAAGAGGAGGACCCCCTACTTTGAGACTGCAGGGTCAGACCTGTCATCGAATTGGTACACTACTGCCAGAAACAGGGCAACCTCCGCAATATGCTCAATTATACATCTATGACACGGACAATGAAGTTGAACACAGAATAAAATGTTTCAAGTAAGCTTGCTCAGACATAATTACAcaattgttttataaaaatattttgttaaactaTTTATTCATGACTGCGAAAAATAAACAGGGACAACAAAGGCATCGAGCGACCGGTTGTCAATAAGCTCAAGATGATGTTAGATGAGCAGAATGTTCATGCCAAAGCTTTTAGAATGGCAAGAGATGTTTTAAGAACAAATTCTTTCACAGATTTAAAACTCAGGCTTATTTCTGATAGATCCGAAGATGGCCGTGTTTACAACAAACCTACTGTCTCAGAAGTGGCTGCACTCATTGTGGGAGACATTGATTCTGCTGATAAAAGGGACATCTTAATTCAGCGCCACAACGGTGGTTTGCAACGAATAGATGAGTTTCACCCAGCATATTTGGCTTATCAGTATCCTCTTATATTTCCTTATGGGGAAGATGGTTATAGGAAAAATATAATGCACAGATATCGCCATGAAACTGAGGTCACTAGGAGGAACCGTCAAAGCATTAAGGATTGGTTTTCTTACCGGTTACAACAACGTCGCAAAGAGGCAAAAACACTACTTTACTCAAGACGCCTATTTCAACAATTCTTAGTCGATGGCTATGCTATGATGGAATCCGAACGACTGAATTGGTTGAGAGATAATCAATCGAAATTAAGAGTGGGCAAATATAATAATTTGACCGCTCAAACGGATGGCAATACAAGAAATGAACACCAAAAGCGAGGAAAACGAGTTGTTCTACCATCAACATTTGTTGGTAGCAAGAGATATATGGATCAACTATATTTTGACGGTATGGCCATTTCAAGTCAATTGGGATTCCCTGATTTATTTGTTACTTTTACCTGCAACCCAAATTGGCCTGAAATTAAAAGAGCATTGTCAGGCACAGGTCTAAAACCCCATGATAGGCCAGATATCATttcaaaagttttcaaaataaagTTTGATACCCTTATGGATGATATTACAAAACACCATGTCGTTGGAAAAGTGATTGCATGTAAGTTGTTTCATTTAATTATACTACTTTTCAATCATGTGTCTGTGTAGTACCAAAATATTACATCAAACTAACTTTCAATTTAATAGATATGTACACCATTGAATTCCAAAAGCGGGGATTGCCACATGCTCACATCTTGATATTCCTACACCCTCAGAGCAAATACCAAACACCATCTGACATAGACAAGATCATTTCTACTAAAATTCTCGACCCGACTGTTCATCCCAATTTATACAAATTGGTTAAGGCAAATATGATGCATGGACCTTGTGGCCTTGCGCGCGTGACCTCACAATGTATGAAGAATGGACGATGTTCTAAATACTATCCCAAAAAGTTTATTGAACACACTATTGTTGATGCAGAGGGATATCCACTGTATAGGAGAAGATCAAAAACCTTCACTATTGAAAAAAATGGTATCACCTTGGACAACAGACATGTGGTTCCATATAACACCAGATTTCTTATGAAATACCAGGCACATATAAACATGGAATGGTGTAATCAGAGAACTTCcataaaatatcttttcaaatatatcaataaaggctatgacagaataacagcagcagTTTCAACAAATAGCAATCAACCTGTAGATGAAATCCAACAATATCTCGACTGCAGGTATGTCTCTCCTAGTGAAGCATGTTGGCGCATTTACTCTTACAATATTCATGGCAGAAAACCAGCCGTGGAACGTATGTTCTATCATTTGGTTGGGGAGAAGCCTATATACTATATAGATTATGCACGCATGGAAAATGTGCTGGAAACTGCAAGTGTGACTGAATCGATGTTTACTGCATGGCTGGTGGCAAATGCTAAATATGAAGAGGCACAAACATTAACTTATGGTCAATTTGTTTCAAAGTTCGTTTATCACAAAAAACAGAGAGAATGGAAACCGCGGAAAAAAGGCTTCACCATTGGACGTCTCATATGGGTTCCGCCAACAACTGGTGAACTGTTTTACCTGCGCATGATGTTGACGGTGGCAAAAGGACCAACAACATATGAGGAAATCAGGACCGTGGATAACATTCAGTATGATACATTCAGAGATGCATGCTTTGCAATGGGATTTCTTGAAGACGACAAAGAATACATAACTGCTATAAAGGAGGCAAGTCATTGGGGGACTGGTCATTTTCTTCGAAAATTGTTTGTTATCATGCTTTTGTCTGGTGCTGTTAATCGCCCTGCACATGTTTGGGAACAAACTTGGctcctattatctgatggtgtctTACATACACAAAGAGCATTGGCTGCAAATCCAGGTTTGTTAGACATAATAAAATAGCAAACAAAACAATTTCTTAATAACAACCTACAGATGACTTACCAACAGTATTATAACTCAATTTCTCATATCAATGCAGAATTGGTCCTCACACAAGAAGAGTTATAAAATTTGACTTTAATAGAAATTGAGAAACTACTTCAAGCAAATAGAAGGACACTAAAGGAATTTAGTCCTATTCCATATCCGGATGCTTATGTTCTTGAACAGTTGGGAAACAGGCTCATATATGATGAGCGTAATTATGATACAGCGTCAATGAACTCAGAATTTGAAAATCTGTTTGCTGCTCTTACAGGTAACTATTGCgtcaattaaattcattttattttacactTTGAAATTCTATGAATCAATTATTATAACACTATTCTACCATCAATATTATGTTCCTAAGATGAGCAAAGAGGTATTTATGAAAAAATCATCCATGCTGTGGAGTCTCAGAAACCTGCCGTTTTCTTCCTTCATGGTTATGGTGGTACCGGAAAAACATATATGTGGAGAACACTCGCAACAGCTTTAAGATCAAAACACGATATATGTTTAACTGTTGCAACTAGCGGTATAGCATCATTGTTACTTCCAGGAGGTAGAACTGCACATTCAAAGTTCAGGATACCGGTACCAACTATGGACAATTCTACTTGCAAGATTGAATTCAACGATGATGTTGCAGACATGTTACGACATACAAAGCTTATAATATGGGATGAGGCACCAATGGCGCATAAGTATGCAATAGAATCGCTTGACAGAACTTTGAAAGATGTTATGAGTGCAGACAAAAATGCAACTGATGTATTTGGTGGAAAGGTTGTTGTTTTCGGGGGCGATTTCAGACAGATTTTACCTGTCGTCCCCAGAGGCAGTCGTTCTGATATTGTACACTGTGCCATAAATGCATCTTACATATGGCATTCAGTTGAGGTATTAACATTGACAAGAAACATGCGGCTACGAACAGGATCAACACAGACTGACAAAAATGAGATAGCACAGTTTTCAGATTGGCTTTTAAGAATAGGAGAGGGCCGAATATCTGAGCCTAATGACGGCACCGCCGAAATCAACATACCACCTGATATTCTGATAACAGAATTCGATGATCCAATTGTGGCCATTGTCAATACCACATACCctgatttcataaataatttccaatgtgttgattACCTTAAAAGTCGAGCGATACTTGCCTCTACACTGGAGATTGTTGATCAGATCAATGACCATATACTTAACTTGATGCCAGGTTaagcaacaaaaatatataatttaatggaTTATATTAATCTATTTTATGCTTTTACTAATTCTGTTCAGTCAACAATGCAGGAGAGATTCGTGACtactacagcgcaaattcagttgACAAGTCTGAGATTCATGACCCAACAGTAGTTGATATCCTCACGCCAGAATTTCTAAGTTCCCTCCGAACATCAGGTTTGCCAAACCATCACTTAAAACTAAAGGTTGGGACACCTATAATGCTCATGAGAAATATAGATCAATCTGAAGGTTTGTGTAACGGCACAAGGCTGTGTATAACAAAGATGGCAGCCCATGTACTCGAGGCTTGAATCATGGGTGGTAAAGGTTTGGGAAATTTGGTTTACATACCTCGAATGGACATGTCACCATCCCAATCACCATGGCCATTCAAACTGAATAGGAGACAGTTCCCTATTATAGTTTCCTATTCTATGACAATCAACAAATCCCAGGCCAGTCATTGGATAACGTTGGTTTGTACTTACCAAAAGATGTATTCACACATGGCCAGATTTATGTCACATTGTCAAGAGTAACAACAAAAAAGGGAATCAAAATACTGATacatgatgaagaaaagaaattcaGGGGGAAAACTACAAATGTTTTGTATAAAGAAGTTTTTAACAATGTCTAAGTTTTAAAGATTAATTACACTAAATCTGTAACGGcggtaatatatattactaacggCATATTAGTATTGCAAGTAACagcagtaatatatattactaacagcATATTAGCAATGCAAGTAAcagaaataatatatttatagcataacatctaaataccaaaatcatatatattaatataaaggtGGACCTAAGTCCACCAGAGAGTTACAAAATGTTAAAGAGATAGATACTTATAACAAActtttacatcattttcaatttttcaacatTGTTACAAGTATCTCCTTGCTGACGGGATCCTTAATGCTGAAGCCCATCGAGTCTCCATCAAGCAGACACCTTTCCTTGGTAAATTTGTACCAACCACGCCCTAAGAACATCTGACCCTTTTCGGTATGATGAACTTCACATTCATACCTGACTTCTCTTTCCCAGTCAACCAAATCTACAAACCTTGCTCCATGGAGCCAGCGACTTGCCACAACATGCTCAGGAATTTCCtgcaatattaatataaaacaacATTAGATTATTCCATTAACTGATAGGGAAAGACAATAAGCTTAAAACGAGTAATAACTTACAAGAAGACATGACTGAGCCATCTTCCCATTGGCCACATCTTGCTTCCAGATACAATATTGTAACTTAGCAGGCTGCTCTGCATGGCAACTAACATCCTCACCATCCGGTTCATGGCATCTGAAACataatacaaacaaacaacatggTCAATAAATAAATGTGTTATCAAACATTCTAAATTCAAGCATAAAAACGTATACTCAACATAAGCTAATTCAAAC encodes:
- the LOC131645265 gene encoding uncharacterized protein LOC131645265: MVTDVVKNTALQTSIARKRRKLILKAKRDYRNRLRSSNLTPHLNHNFTSSVTYETTIETAMARKRRKIILDNRKRLRNLFNTEVSRVQNTNNIVSQSQNMDHASTSNYNMAKYYDIGDQSYECAHCQACMWYQEKVNRHKITATPRFYRCCRGGKIVLPFLEQPPQVLQDLLFNKSYSDSKNYQANIRTYNAMFSFTSPGMKFDTTYSKRGGPPTLRLQGQTCHRIGTLLPETGQPPQYAQLYIYDTDNEVEHRIKCFKDNKGIERPVVNKLKMMLDEQNVHAKAFRMARDVLRTNSFTDLKLRLISDRSEDGRVYNKPTVSEVAALIVGDIDSADKRDILIQRHNGGLQRIDEFHPAYLAYQYPLIFPYGEDGYRKNIMHRYRHETEVTRRNRQSIKDWFSYRLQQRRKEAKTLLYSRRLFQQFLVDGYAMMESERLNWLRDNQSKLRVGKYNNLTAQTDGNTRNEHQKRGKRVVLPSTFVGSKRYMDQLYFDGMAISSQLGFPDLFVTFTCNPNWPEIKRALSGTGLKPHDRPDIISKVFKIKFDTLMDDITKHHVVGKVIAYMYTIEFQKRGLPHAHILIFLHPQSKYQTPSDIDKIISTKILDPTVHPNLYKLVKANMMHGPCGLARVTSQCMKNGRCSKYYPKKFIEHTIVDAEGYPLYRRRSKTFTIEKNGITLDNRHVVPYNTRFLMKYQAHINMEWCNQRTSIKYLFKYINKGYDRITAAVSTNSNQPVDEIQQYLDCRYVSPSEACWRIYSYNIHGRKPAVERMFYHLVGEKPIYYIDYARMENVLETASVTESMFTAWLVANAKYEEAQTLTYGQFVSKFVYHKKQREWKPRKKGFTIGRLIWVPPTTGELFYLRMMLTVAKGPTTYEEIRTVDNIQYDTFRDACFAMGFLEDDKEYITAIKEASHWGTGHFLRKLFVIMLLSGAVNRPAHVWEQTWLLLSDGVLHTQRALAANPEIEKLLQANRRTLKEFSPIPYPDAYVLEQLGNRLIYDERNYDTASMNSEFENLFAALTDEQRGIYEKIIHAVESQKPAVFFLHGYGGTGKTYMWRTLATALRSKHDICLTVATSGIASLLLPGGRTAHSKFRIPVPTMDNSTCKIEFNDDVADMLRHTKLIIWDEAPMAHKYAIESLDRTLKDVMSADKNATDVFGGKVVVFGGDFRQILPVVPRGSRSDIVHCAINASYIWHSVEVLTLTRNMRLRTGSTQTDKNEIAQFSDWLLRIGEGRISEPNDGTAEINIPPDILITEFDDPIVAIVNTTYPDFINNFQCVDYLKSRAILASTLEIVDQINDHILNLMPVNNAGEIRDYYSANSVDKSEIHDPTVVDILTPEFLSSLRTSGLPNHHLKLKVGTPIMLMRNIDQSEGQSLDNVGLYLPKDVFTHGQIYVTLSRVTTKKGIKILIHDEEKKFRGKTTNVLYKEVFNNV